The sequence below is a genomic window from Globicephala melas chromosome 14, mGloMel1.2, whole genome shotgun sequence.
CGCGCCTGCCAAGTGCAAAACGCGGCCGCGGTCACTGGGCCCTGGGGACCCTGCAGCTCGGCTAGGGCAGACCGGCTCTGGGGGAATCGGTGAGGGAAGACCAGGCACCGAGTGTTCTGGTAATTATTATGTTTATTAAGAAGTCCTATGAATCTCACAGAAAATAgtttctattaaaattaattctacTTTACATAATCTCCTGGTCCGAATTTGGAACTTCCTGTGCATAACGCTGGAAGCTAAAGTTCAGGGGCTGAGCCGAGAGGGAAGCGCCGCGGTCCTGGCCCCGGGAGCAGCGACTGAAGAAATGAGACTGACCAAGGCCGACACCCCCGTCACGCCCTGAAGCAGCATCTGGGGCGCCCCACCTCCCCACGGCCCACACCCCGCACACGCTGCCCCGCCGCACCCGCCGCCGGGCCGGCCCTGCAGAGGCGTCCGCACTCCATGCCAGGCTCATCATTTTCTCTTTCGGGAGCATCTGCCTTCCTTCAAACACTGTACGTGCTAAGTGTCGTCCTGCTCATCCTGGTTTACCTTCCCCTGACGTGAAGATGGTGTTTGTTAGGTATGGGGGGTGACCATCAAAAGGTGTCTGCACAAAACGTTTTAAATATTTACAGCTCAAATGCCAACGTGTCGCTGAACAAGCTCACAGCCCTGCCCTGATCCTAGGTCACCTCCACCATCTGACCTTTCGTTATGTGCGACCCTCAACTTCACAATCTGGCCCAAAATTGTTTGAAGACAGAAACGTCCACTCTGCACCGCAAACTGCCTGGCACACCTGAGGCCCCATGGCTTAACCATCAGTGAAGGTTTGGTGCACTAACGTCCCTCCTACGCTAGGTTTTGACAGTGGATAATGGCAAGAAAACGCCTTGCAGGCAACTAGCTTTGCTGACTGCATTCATCTGGCAAACGGAAGACAAGACACGACACCAGGCCCTGGAAGGTCTGTCTCCAAGCTGCGTCTCGGGCGGAAGGTGAGTTCTGAGGAAGAAGCCGCCTGCTCTCCAGGCCTGGCGTCCGGCCAGCGCGTAGAGCAACCAAAGCACAGAACCCGCAAGAGGTGGCAGGCCTACTTAAACGCAGCCCAACTGAGAATTAAGGCAGAAGAGGCCAATTCTTGATGAACAGCGAATTTGCTAGAAGAGATAAAAGCACTATGCTTTCCAGGCCTTGAAGAGACCGCTCAAGTGGGAGCCGACCAGAGAAACACAGTTTACCACACGTGTGCTCAGTGAGCCTGGTGTCCAGACTTCCTGGAAAGGTTTCCTAATTTACACAGAACAGCAGTATCTGGGTCCAGTGCTTTCCAATCGCAAGATAAAGAAATGATTTCATTCGCTGCCCCTCACATCTTTACAAAAACAGGCCCAGTTACAAACCCTGCTGAGAAGAGGCAGGTGAGGCCCAGCACCGGGAGCCGTGGGCGTCGTGCCGGGGAACTTCACGCGGTGTCGGGTCTTAGCTCAAAGTCCAGTGTGAATACTTTGTTTCCAGCACACACCGCAGTAACATGATCGGTGGGACTAGGCCTTAAACACAGCACCTTTCCCAGGAGGGTGCCGAGGACGGTCCCTCGTGGAAATCGCCCTGGAGGGAGTTGGGTCATTAGTGTAATGTCCGAGATGACCTCATGGGAGATGCTGAGAGCGTAACCCTCTATTCCAGGATTACGTGCAGAATGACGTGAGCTTTGGTTTGATTTTGGCTCTTTGAGAGCATTAAAAACATTGAAAAGTTCTTCTGGAAACACGTGGAACACGGGCACTGTCTGTAGGGAAGACACTGCATCACGAGGATGACGGCGTGTCTTGCGGAAGGCCACGCGCACAGACGCCAGGTGAGTCGTGCATCccgtcctccctcctccctgcatcCGCCGCGGCTCCACGCCTGGCCAGTGACCTGCTATGGCCCGTGGCAAGCAGGCAGAAGGGACACTGTGCCCGTCTGAGCAGAAAGGTACTCAAGGAGACAAGACCATTAGGtcaaaaacaagagaaataagaaatgatGGAAAACACCCACAAGTCGTTTAGACCTTGAAACCAAACCAGAACTGATCCAGGTGTCACAACTACTAGATAAGGACATTTAAACAGTCATTATAACTTCATTTCATATGTTCAAAAGGTTAAACAGAggcttagaatatatttttaaaagacccaaTTCTAACTTCAAGAgatgaaaactaaaatgaaagatgaaaaacaCACTAAGTGGGATTAAAAGcagattagacattgcagaaAGAGAAGTAGGTAGTCTAAATAGGCCTATATCtgttaaagaaaatgaatcaataatTGATAACCTTctgaaacagaaagcaccaggccaaGATGGgctcactggtaaattctactaaacatttaagaaagaaatcagaCCAATTCTCCAAAAcgtctttcagaaaatagaagaaaaataagaggaaacacTTCAGAAGCAACAGAGGGAATACCTCCttactcattctatgaagccagtattacctgaataccaaaaccagacaaagacatgacaagaaaagaaaattacagaccaatacctctcatgaacagagatgcaaacatcaacaaaatatttaaaatattagcaaatcaaactAAACAATGcataaaatgaattataaaccatgaccaaatgggatttattccaggtatgcaaggctggttcaacattcaaaaatcaactaATCCACcatatcaacaggctaaagaagaaaaatcacacaaaaacatcaataaaggtagaaaaagcattttaaaaatccaacaacaattcatgataaaaaaaaactctcagtaTACTAGTATCTAAGCATAATAAAGAATAGCTACAAAGTATCAAAAGTTATCATATTTAAAGGTGAGAAACCAGAagttttcccactaagatcagaaacaaggcaaggatgtcccccTCACCACTCCTTTCACCATCATACTGGAAGTCTTAGCTAATGCActaatacaagaaaagaaaaggaatagtgtctgagaaggaagaagtaaaactgtctttgttcacagatgtttccatgactgtctatgtagaaaatccaaaagaatgaacaaaaaacTCCTGAAACTAAGCAATTTATAGCAAGTTTGCAGGACACAAAGTTAATATATACAATTCTGTTGCTTTCCTATACTAGCATTAAACAAGTggactttgaaattaaaaatacaataacattTACATTAGCAAAAATGTAATATGAAATAGgtacaaatctaacaaaatatgcatAAGATCACCATGAGGAAAATTATAAAGctctgctgaaagaaatcaaagaggaactaaATGAATGGAGAGATACTCCATGTTTGTGGACATGAAGACTCAacattgtcaagatgtcagttcttcccaactttatctacagattcaatgcaatccgaaTGAGATCAACAAACTTACTCTGAAGTTtacatggagaggcaaaagaccgaGAACAGCCGCATAATACTGCAAAATAACACAGTTGGAGGACTGACCTACCTGAGTTCAAAGCTACTCCAAAGCTCCACCAATCGAGACTGTGTGATGTtggcaaaagaaaagacaaacagatCACTGGGAGAGAGCAGAGAGCCAGAAAGAGTCAACCGACCTTcaacaaaggaacaaaggcaataCAGCGGAGAACACTATACACTTCTAGAaggtaacataggagaaaatctagacgACTTGCGTTTGGCAACGACTTTTTAGATAAGACACCAAAGACATGAGTCATGAAAGTAAGAATTAATAAGCTGGACTTCGTTAGCATTAAAaaattctgctctgtgaaagacactatcaagagaataaaaagacaaaccacagactgggagaaaatatttacaaaagacataTATAATAAAGGACTGTTATGCAAAATACACAAAGACCTCTTAAGAcacaacaagaaaataaacaacccaatttaaaaatgggccaaagaccttaacagacaccccactaaagaagatacacagatagcaagtaaacatatgaaaagtatatgtcatcagggaaagtCAAATTAAAACAGCAGTAAGATACTACTAtccacttgttagaatggctaaaattcagaacactgacaacaccaaatgctggcgaggatgtggagcaacaagaacGCTCATCCTTTGCTGGAGGGAACGCAGAGCGGTGTGGCCACCTTATTAGAGTTTCTTACAAAATGAAGCATACTCTCATCACACAACTCAGCAATCctgctctttggtatttaccaaaggagttgaaaatttatgtccacacaaaaatttgcacagaaatttatgtttatagcagctttattcataatttccaaaacttgaaagcaactaagatgtcctttagtaggtgaatgaataaataaactctgGTCCATCCAGACAGTAGAGTATGATTCAGTGctaaaaacaaatgagctatcaagtcgtGGAAAGACATGGAGCAAAACCTTAACTACACATGACTAGAGAAAGGGGCCAATCCGCATGACCCCAACatacaacattctggaaaaggcaggacTCTGGAGACAGTacaagatcagtggttaccagaagCTGGGGTAGGGAGGCGCGAACAAGCAGAGCCCAGCGGAATTTCAGGCAGTGAAAACACCTGCGTGGTGCTAGAGTTGTGGCTACATATCACTGCGCACTTGTCCAAATCCACAAAATGCACCGCACGGCGGGGGAACTCTAAGGCGAGCGATGGACTTCGTGTGAAAACAATGTCAATGTCGGTTCATCGACTGTAACGGATGTACCATCTGGAGGATGCTGAGCACGGGGGAAAACACGCATGTGTGGGCGCATATCACGGGGatataggaactctctgtactttcccctcaattttgctgtaaacctaaaactgctcttaaaaaataatgGCCTCAAAATACAAAAAGCAAGTAAAAAGTAGAATCCAAAGAGAAATGGGTAGCCAAAATTCCACAGTAAGAAACGTTACCAGGGATAAAGCATGTCACTCCATAATGTTAATGGGGCCACTCCACCAAGAAGACGTAAAGGTACTGAACATCTACGTGCTTAAcgacagagcttcaaaatacatgggGCAAAACGGATAGAAGAGAAATAGACGAATTCACATTCAGAGTCATAGATTTCTATATGCCTCTCTCAATAACCGATAGAGCAGGTGGTCATAAATAGAAGACTTGAAGAACGCTATGAACCAGCTCGATCTAACTGACATTACTAAAACAAAAGACACACAAGTATTCATAGCAACTTTCTTTATAACAgtcaaaagtgaaaacaacctgAACGTCCACcaacaggaaaatggataaacaaattacaatatatatccatacaatggaatactactcaataatcaaaaagaacaaactgttgatacatgcaacaatgtAGATAAATCTCAACATAATTattctaagtggaagaagccagacgaAACGAGAAGCTGCccgattccacttacataaaactctagaaaatgcacacacaccaaTGCAAAGTTTACATTTAGGTACATAAAGAACCCCTTCAAATCAACAGGAAAAAGACAGATAATTCAGTAGAAAACTGGCAAGAGATTGAACACATACATCACAAAAGAGAACggccaaatggccaataaacgtGCACAAAGGGAACTGCAAATCATCATTAAGTACCACTACACCCACCAgaagggacaacattaaaaggaCCAAGTGTAGGTGAGGATGTGGACCCACCATGTGAAGAAGGACAggttggtacaaccactttggaaatctTAGCTTTAACTTTTAGACTAAATATATGCATTCCTTAAGACTCAGCAATTGCATATACATGTGCGTCAAAAGACATATAAAAGAATGTAGCAATCAAAATATGGAAACCAACCAAACCTCCAATAATAGTAGAATGGATAAAGTGTGGTCTAGCCATACAACGCAATactgcacagcaatgaaaacaagCAATGTGGATAAATCTCATAAGCATAATGGCAAACCAAAGAGACCAGCAAAAAAGAATGTGTGATGTGTGACACCATTTATACAAAGTTCAAACACGAGCACAGCTACATGCTGGAAGTGGGGCCAGAGCCACCTCTGGGGACGAGACAAGGGAGCACCAGCCGAGGCAGAGCCTGGGCGGTGCCGCCCGGCTGTGTTCACTTTGGTATTATCACTACAATGTGCACTTAACACCTGGGACacatttttctaagtattttatgctcgatagaaaaacaagagagaTCAAGCCAGAGACCGGAATGTAGGGTCAACTCATCAATGCAAGTTGTGTTGAAGAAACACATAAAAACCTCTCTTAACTAAGcgggaaagaaatcaaaatacagATTTCCCTTCAGCAATGATGAACAGCTTCCACTATTAGTAAAGTGTTTGCCAGCATAAttgaaagttaaagaaaatttcaaagcaaATACGGTTTTGGTTTGCATGTACTGTCATCACTGTTCTCAAACCCCTGAAGCCcaaaatgaagattaaaactATCCCAATACCAAAAACGTTGATAgacttttgcttttttattttttacaaaaaaaccTGTTTTTAACAGTATTAAGATAATTATATTAGTCATAAAATAACCTTTAGAAAGAAAACTGATGTCTTTAAAACCCTATCAGTTTGATGTTAAAGATTCTGCAATAAACACAATAAACTCCTTTAAATGTTGTATTAAAAAtctacaattaaaattaaaagttcaacTTGTCTTGATTGTGTTAAGAAGAACCTCTTCTTGTTTATATTCTTActcaagaagaaattttaaatgattttaaagtatttaaatttatttttaaataaagtgattCCAGTTTATTTCCTAAGTCAAAACTTAATATGCTTTGTTTTGTTAGCATTTTTCTCCCGTAGCTGGTAACTGAATCCATAAAGGGCAAACTCACCCAAACAGCATCAGAGGAACAGGGCTTGACGGCAAATTTCTGTGACTTAACAAAAAACatgtataactttttaaataccTGGTGAGGAGGTTCCTTGGCGTCCCATACACAAAGTGCGTTTCTATCTAAGGCGAAAGCACAGGACTGCCCACTGCAGGCGAGCTGAACGTGGGATGCGGACTTCTTGGAATCCACCAGGTATTCCACGACTATATCACCTGCGTGGCCATCATTTATGGAGAAAATCTCTTGTGGTTCTTCCATCTTCAACCTGAAACACAAAGTACATATAAGCGGACTATGGGTATGGTATTTCATGCAGAGGACAGTCTGTTGTTTACTCGTAATTACCAGTATGATCACACACACGTCACACCTGGTGACTcgtcttccctccccacccccaagaaaaagaaaatcactgacaTCCCGGAAGTTCCCTGTCATGACTGCTCACTGCTCCCACAGGCTTTCAAGTTAAGCAGACCTCGGTTCCAGCGCCACGGCTCCCACTGAGCAGACCTTGCTTCGACGCGGAGCGCCTGCTCCCCCACTGGGAACGGAGGGAACGCCAGCCACACTCACAGAGGCCTCGCGAGGACCAAACGATGCTCCAGCACCGGCACCAAGAAGTGCTTTCAGAGAGCCACGACCAAAATCGAAGACTGTCAGCGACGATTAAGATGCaaagttatgggcttccctgatggcgcagtggttgagagtccgcctgccgatgtaggggacgcgggttcgtgcccgggtccgggaagatcccacgggccgtggagctgctgggcccgtgggccatggccgctgagcctgcgcgtctggagcctgtgctccgcaacgggagaggccacaacagtgagaggcccgcgcaccgcaaaagaaaaaaaaaaacaaaaaacaagatgcAAAGTTATGTTCTACACTGATGAACAAAGTCAGTGGTGAACTACAAAACAAATCCATAC
It includes:
- the WDR27 gene encoding WD repeat-containing protein 27 — translated: MEEPQEIFSINDGHAGDIVVEYLVDSKKSASHVQLACSGQSCAFALDRNALCVWDAKEPPHQTVPVFHVFPEELFNVFNALKEPKSNQSSRHSARNPGIEGYALSISHEVISDITLMTQLPPGRFPRGTVLGTLLGKVLCLRPSPTDHVTAVCAGNKVFTLDFELRPDTA